The genomic region ataaaaatatagtgAAACATTTAcaaagataataattataattgttCATATCAAAAGGGTTTCTTTTTGGACATgacacaaatataaaaatatatatatatatatatatatatatagtgtctttatttttaacaagtttaatattttaaattaccTTTATGCTATAATTTATTTAGAAAATGTtttacaaacaaaaaaataataaattttatatcttaAGTATCACTTTTGCGTGTACACACTTTTTTAACCtccttatatatatgtgtaccgaatatatgatatatttcaatttttaaatgatttttatataaactttatattatatatatatatatatatatatatatatatataatattttaaaataataaaaggacaaaaaaaataaaataaaataaaataaaataaaaaaaaaaataaaataaaataaaagaaaagaaaaaaaaataaaatacattttaatttttagtaTCATAATCCATATTTACATGTatagtttttattttaaaaaaaaaattgtatattttaattttttttttcaaaataacattttttaaagcctttttctttatatatatatatatatatatatatatatatatattaaaaattaactttaaaaagaaaaaaaaaaacctccataatataattttttataaaacaaatatatacaaataaatatatatatatatatatatatatatatatgtttgtacatatattctttaacttttttaaagaaaccgttttttctttttttattccaAAATTATTGTTGCACCTAGTTGTTCAAaactttttttcatttcttcgGCTTTTTCGGAAGGTacatctaaaaaaaaaaataaaaaaataaaaaaataaaaaaataaaaaattgtatattatatatatatatatatatatatatatatatatatgtaaaatataaatatttggaCGTACTCTTTTGTATGTAGAAGGGAGCACTTTCTACCATATCCTTTGCTTCCTTTAATCCTACGTTAGTAATTTTTCTAATTTCTTTAATcgtattaattttattttttacgtCAAATTTTTCTAGTTTTACATTGAATGTACTTTTcgtattttttttgtcttcatttttttttttttctgatttttcttctttactATCAAGTATAGAATCAGTAGTACATGTAGTATGATCATTTACAACATTAGGATTTAAATTCATCGCATTTTGTGCAGTAGATGGTGGGAACATATTTTGATTAGCACCAAAAAAATTAGATGGATGAGGAAAAGGATttctatttataaaaaaggaattattaaatttttgatTTCCTTCTAATTTTTCTTGACATAAATCACATAAATCAGCTGCTTCTATTAAagttaaatttaaaatttcaTCTACAAGTTTTAATACTTTTTTAGAtggttttctttttttattcacaTTCTCATCTGTTGATTCATCatgttctttattattagaatcttttattttatcaaataCATCAAAAATACTACTactaacatatttttttaagactaaattatttcttattttattataaagaaaatgagtatgtccattttttatatttttattaaaaatattattactgcTGAAATATCTTCTTAAaagtattttatttcttttcatattgtattatactatattgtattatatttgtatttcttttttaaaacaacaaaaaggaatatatataaaacatgtaTCATcaaatgtatacatattataaataaataaattaataaatatatatatatatgtatgtataataaattattccaTCTTTTtatacagaaaaaaaaaatatattatatatatatatatatatataatatgttattttatatatatatcattactgagaataaaatgatattatatttcattatctacatttaaaaagttttattctaaaaatttattaattaaaatttttttcattcctAAAAAAATGCaacaccaaaaaaaaaaaataaataataatattaagataattaagaaaattaagaaaatataaaaaatatataaaaaaaataggaaattttttttttttaaatgtgtattttttttttaatatatatattaaaatatatatatatattatatatatacattatatattaatataatattttatatacttatCTGTTATAAATTCAAgatctatataatatatatatatattatatataatatatattttttttttatgccttttttataaataggTATTGTATAGCTTATTTTAGCTAggtttaattataaaaagaaaaaaaaaatatatatatatataaaatataataaaatataatattgtatagtatatattatttatttagtaataatatttatgatatatatataaataatatattataatattattaatatgaccggtgtaaaattatatatataaaaaaaatatatatatatatatatataatatatttatatatatatgtacattttttttttttttttttttttttctttctaagaaatctaaaatattttttctttctttctttccttctgcattttttcttttaaacgaaatatttaaaataataatataaatagaaaaatttaataatagtaataatataaaataatatttaaaaacataaaataaatctaagtttattatttacataaatatatatataataatatttattctttgtTTTTGTaagaaaagaacaaaaaaaaaaaaaaaaaaaaaaaaatcctaatatatatatatatttatatatatgagaatttttattatattttaataataaaaatataatatataaaagaatttatatatttagttatttttgtattttcaaaatgtaaagttataatattatatataaatatatctatataaatatataaatattcatattcaaataatataataataatatatatatatatatattatattatatatatatatatacttattatttatttattttattttaccatattaatatttttatcgtAGTTCAAAATGTAATTTATttctgaaaaaaaaaaaaaagagaagatttataaaaaaaaagtaataagtgattatcttttttttttttttttttttgttttttttttttgcctaataattttttataatccataagtattatataaaatattataggaCTTTTCTTTtccatttataaaattttgcCTCTAAgcccataaaaaaaaatatatatatatatatatacatatatatatttataatatatttatttatttgaattatttttttatttctttttcttatcGTTTGAATAATATGGAAGACCACGATGCTAATGTAGAACaatggaaaataaaaagattaaTAAAGAAGCTTGAGAATGCCAAAGGGtactataaatataaacataaaataaaagagaacttatatatatatatataatatatgtgatgATATAATATGTGTTTATTTCAATATTTCTTAGCACAAGAACATATTTAAACtacacattatatatatatatatatatatatatataacattttatttatttatttttttttttttgttgtgtATATTTCACGCTTTATAGAAATGGAACCAGTATGATTAgcttaataattaaaaacaaaGATGAAGTTTCAAGAATTAACAAAATGCTTGCTGATGAACTGGGAACTGcttcaaatataaaaagcaGAGTTAACAGACTTAGTGTTTTGTCTGCTATTACATCAACCCAGcaaagtaaataaaaatgaaatatataaattgaaTACAtccaaatatttatatatatatatatatatatatatatatatatatatatgtagatgttattttatttaaaagaaatgtgtgcaaaatatgtatattttttttctgaacATGTCATAAAATTtgtcccttttttttttttttttttttttttttttcttttttatgcCTGAACAAGTCATGTTATATAGCCAAATCATaacatcatataatatatatatatatatatatatatatatatatatatatatttatttatttatttatttttttagagCTAAAGCTATATAACAAGACACCACCAAAAGGTCTAGTTGTTTATTGTGGAACAGTGATCACTGAAGATGGAAAGGAAAAGAAGATGTCCATTGATTTTGAACCATTCAGGCCAATAAATACgagtttatatttatgtgacAATAAGTTTCACGTAGAGGctttaaaagaattattggAAAGTGATGACAAGTTTGGATTTATAATAGTAGATGGTAATGGTGCATTATTTGGAACAATACAAGGGAACACAAGAGAAGTGATTAGAAGATTTACTGTTGATTTACCAAAAAAGCATGGAAGAGGAGGTCAAAGTGCTTTACGTTTTGCTCGTTTAAGATTAGAAAAAAGACATAACTATGTAAGAAAAGTAGCTGAAGTTGCAACATCTGTATTTATAACAAATGATAAAGTGAATGTGACAGGAATTGTATTAGCAGGAAGTGctgattttaaaaatgatttattaaatagTGATATGTTTGATCAAAGATTATTTGCAAAAGTTATAAAGATTGTTGATATATCTTATGGTGGAGATAATGGGTTTAACCAAGCTATTGAATTAAGTTCTGAAGCTTTACAGAATGTAAAATTTATTCaagagaaaaaattaattggTAAATTTTTTGAAGAAATAGCTCAAGATACGGGTAAAGTTGTATATGGTATTGATGATACTTTAAAGGCATTAGAAATTGGAGCAGTAGAAttgttaattttatatgaagGTTTAGATATTATTCGATTAACTACAAAAAATCCTGTAACGAATCAAACCAAAACTTTGCATATATCACCATGTGATGAAAAACAagaatcattatataaagaaaataatgtaGAATTAGAAGTAGTAGAAAAAATTTCTTTAACTGATTGGGTTATTgggaattataaaaaatatggagCTTCCTTAGATTTTGTAACAAACAAATCACAAGAAGGTGCACAATTTCAAAAAGGTTTTGGAGGTTTTGGTGGAATGCTAAGATATAAAATTGATTTAAATCTTTACGATGAGGATGTCGAAAGTGACGTAGaattgttttaaaaaaaaaaaaaaaaaaatatacatatatatataaatatatatatattatatatatttatgtatttatatttgtacgAAATATACAATATGTTGACATAATGATTTCaatgaaattataatttataatttataagttataatattttttttataaaattatacctttttttataggtatatattttctatttgaattatatattatcattataattgtttttttttttttttttttttttttttatattatcatataattgtttatttaaaatatataaatatttatttacaatataatatatttctatctttttttttattaccttattttttgttatatatatatatatatatatatatatatattatatatatatttttttttttcttaaaaatgaaatgaacatatttaaaaaaaataaaaaacaatgaAATGTAAAAGTTTTAacaaagaataaaatatatatatatatataatatataatatatataatatatattttttttttttttttttttatatataaatattttgatgacaattgtttatatttttaaagttTCTAATGGACATATTATCTGGTGGTGTTTACTTTTTATGAACATTGacaacataattatatatgagggtacattttttttttagattatttgtacatatatttgaTGGTAATAAGGTTGCATTAATATGTATtagataagaaaaaatattacttaCAAGTATTTGTTTTAAGCATGAATCTTCGTCTGAATTTTTAAACTTATCTAAAACAAATGCTCCTAAGAATGCACTTCTTTCtaaaatttcttttaatatattataataagtttttaatgatataaattctggtaagaaattaaataagtaatcatttttataaattctttgagtatttatatattcatcaatagatttattatattgaatAATTTCTCCAGGATATGCTGATTCTTCACTACGGGTATTACTATCACTCAGATAATAAGCAAAACTGGTTTTACCTGCACCTCTAGTATActgtattttttcttttttcttttctttttcgctatttaaaatatcaaGGCAAATTGGGacatatgaattattatcactTGCTTTTAtctgtaaaaataaaataaataatatattatatatatattatatatatattatatatatttatatatatattatatatatatttatatatatatttatatatatatatatgtatatttttttttactgtTCTTATTAGggttgtatttttttttccaaaatGCTCAATTATATTTGTAACCAGTCTAGTTGATTTgagtattaaaatataaagatgaataataaaatgggaatttttaaaataaggaTTTTGAATTagatttaataatattgtgTTATAATTAAGAATAgatttataacatatatataatactctTTGTGTAAATAATGTAAGTTCATTTTTtgttgatttttttttattttttttatcttgaTTATTaggtatattttttgatgCATTAATTTCATAAGGActatatggatatataataac from Plasmodium sp. gorilla clade G2 genome assembly, chromosome: 2 harbors:
- a CDS encoding mitochondrial ribosomal protein L12 precursor, putative — protein: MKRNKILLRRYFSSNNIFNKNIKNGHTHFLYNKIRNNLVLKKYVSSSIFDVFDKIKDSNNKEHDESTDENVNKKRKPSKKVLKLVDEILNLTLIEAADLCDLCQEKLEGNQKFNNSFFINRNPFPHPSNFFGANQNMFPPSTAQNAMNLNPNVVNDHTTCTTDSILDSKEEKSEKKKNEDKKNTKSTFNVKLEKFDVKNKINTIKEIRKITNVGLKEAKDMVESAPFYIQKNVPSEKAEEMKKSFEQLGATIILE
- a CDS encoding peptide chain release factor subunit 1, putative, which produces MEDHDANVEQWKIKRLIKKLENAKGNGTSMISLIIKNKDEVSRINKMLADELGTASNIKSRVNRLSVLSAITSTQQKLKLYNKTPPKGLVVYCGTVITEDGKEKKMSIDFEPFRPINTSLYLCDNKFHVEALKELLESDDKFGFIIVDGNGALFGTIQGNTREVIRRFTVDLPKKHGRGGQSALRFARLRLEKRHNYVRKVAEVATSVFITNDKVNVTGIVLAGSADFKNDLLNSDMFDQRLFAKVIKIVDISYGGDNGFNQAIELSSEALQNVKFIQEKKLIGKFFEEIAQDTGKVVYGIDDTLKALEIGAVELLILYEGLDIIRLTTKNPVTNQTKTLHISPCDEKQESLYKENNVELEVVEKISLTDWVIGNYKKYGASLDFVTNKSQEGAQFQKGFGGFGGMLRYKIDLNLYDEDVESDVELF